In Archocentrus centrarchus isolate MPI-CPG fArcCen1 chromosome 22, fArcCen1, whole genome shotgun sequence, one DNA window encodes the following:
- the spata7 gene encoding spermatogenesis-associated protein 7 homolog isoform X2, whose product MVSHYKKVYSAKAAIDASVPKSLLYSVKYNDQIRQNQLRKGGRPQSAPAQRNSRTSYSSSQSRLSVQYDDSAYLCSRSSLVSSPRFNTTFKVNEIVYPSCKVSSHHTRPASEMKYRSPEAAFRRKPSACSLAASGDESSYKTFQDPVQKTYSGDLLLKHSQHFTQGKPFTPKTLKSDKSSYLSNYRYYRAPRRKPTQDSSNSALFQQETYDGSTINKEYTQDVDEPSQGFITEHEWFEDELNGTYSSSRQKSQAAKGRERFLFDSSSRVSPDGGKSPSMRRVSAEEEELMYLEFISAVTEDILSRGHISDRVLDRVINWHIDINRHQLDEGKMRHLLEVLRQDFEEPTKISTNNAELEKKENYLLDSLLPHLESVGKQVMTKEDNDLFSYVSLIKHCESPDYTHPLLVSTPSCSPERTASQTEITEKDKKSDSEGKFIDSPLLSEHVTDNARTSEDHFHTAATTSIHNETQEYSTITSGQDQADEQSKEVEDLGRSLSESLHVSSNTHCENTASEQHTNTGASGSDDEF is encoded by the exons ATGGTGTCTCATTACAAAAAGGTTTACTCAGCTAAAG CTGCAATTGATGCCTCAGTACCCAAAAGCTTGCTATATAGTGTGAAGT ACAATGACCAGATCAGGCAGAATCAGTTGAGGAAAGGTGGTCGTCCTCAGTCGGCCCCCGCACAGAGGAATAGCAGAACCTCCTACTCCTCATCCCAG agcAGATTATCTGTGCAGTACGATGACAGCGCCTACCTTTGCTCGAGGAGCTCCTTGGTCTCCAGCCCTAGATTCAATACCACATTTAAAGTCAATGAGATAGTTTATCCGTCATGTAAAGTCAGCTCTCATCACACTCGCCCAGCATCAGAAATGAAGTACCGGAGCCCAGAGGCAGCTTTTCGAAGAAAGCCGTCAGCTTGTTCATTGGCAGCTTCTGGAGATGAGAGTTCCTACAAAACCTTCCAGGACCCCGTCCAGAAGACATACAGCGGAGACTTGCTACTGAAACATTCACAGCACTTTACCCAAGGCAAACCGTTTACTCCTAAGACCTTAAAATCAGATAAGAGCTCATACCTGTCAAATTATCGCTATTACAGAGCACCACGGAGGAAGCCTACTCAGGACAGCAGTAACTCAGCCTTGTTTCAGCAGGAGACGTATGATGGAAG cACAATAAACAAGGAATACACACAGGATGTTGATGAGCCATCTCAG ggatTTATTACAGAGCATGAGTGGTTTGAGGATGAGCTTAATGGCACATATTCATCATCAAGACAAAAGAGTCAAGCAGCCAAGGGCAGAGAACGCTTTCTTTTTGACTCCTCATCCAG GGTCTCACCAGATGGCGGGAAATCTCCCAGCATGAGGAGAGTGTCTGCAGA AGAAGAAGAATTAATGTACCTTGAattcatttctgctgtgacagaaGATATCTTGTCCAGGGGACATATTTCTGACAG GGTCCTAGATCGTGTGATAAATTGGCATATTGACATCAATCGCCATCAGCTGGATGAG ggtAAAATGCGCCACCTGCTGGAAGTGCTCCGTCAAGACTTTGAAGAGCCAACCAAGATATCGACCAACAATgcagagcttgaaaaaaaggagaattatCTGCTTGATAGCCTCCTACCACATCTAGAATCAGTGGGGAAACAAGTAATGACCAAAGAAGACAATGACCTGTTCTCTTATGTGTCACTGATTAAACATTGCGAGTCCCCAGATTATACCCATCCCTTATTGGTTTCTACACCCTCATGCTCTCCTGAAAGAACTGCTTCGCAGACTGAAATAACTGAAAAAGATAAGAAGAGTGACAGTGAGGGAAAGTTTATTGACTCTCCTTTGCTTAGTGAGCATGTCACTGATAATGCAAGAACCAGTGAAGATCACTTCCACACAGCTGCAACAACCAGCATCCACAATGAAACCCAAGAGTATTCCACTATAACCAGCGGTCAAGACCAAGCTGATGAACAGTCTAAAGAGGTTGAGGATCTAGGGAGAAGTTTGTCAGAGTCATTGCATGTGTCCAGCAATACACACTGTGAAAACACTGCCAGTGAGCAACATACAAATACGGGGGCTTCTGGTAGTGATGAtgaattttaa
- the spata7 gene encoding spermatogenesis-associated protein 7 homolog isoform X1 — translation MGYAECFIMDSRIGSVSSGLGYSPGVKGKALKSSPFCPRSSSKLTQSIIKDHMVSHYKKVYSAKAAIDASVPKSLLYSVKYNDQIRQNQLRKGGRPQSAPAQRNSRTSYSSSQSRLSVQYDDSAYLCSRSSLVSSPRFNTTFKVNEIVYPSCKVSSHHTRPASEMKYRSPEAAFRRKPSACSLAASGDESSYKTFQDPVQKTYSGDLLLKHSQHFTQGKPFTPKTLKSDKSSYLSNYRYYRAPRRKPTQDSSNSALFQQETYDGSTINKEYTQDVDEPSQGFITEHEWFEDELNGTYSSSRQKSQAAKGRERFLFDSSSRVSPDGGKSPSMRRVSAEEEELMYLEFISAVTEDILSRGHISDRVLDRVINWHIDINRHQLDEGKMRHLLEVLRQDFEEPTKISTNNAELEKKENYLLDSLLPHLESVGKQVMTKEDNDLFSYVSLIKHCESPDYTHPLLVSTPSCSPERTASQTEITEKDKKSDSEGKFIDSPLLSEHVTDNARTSEDHFHTAATTSIHNETQEYSTITSGQDQADEQSKEVEDLGRSLSESLHVSSNTHCENTASEQHTNTGASGSDDEF, via the exons ATGGGATATGCTGAGTGCTTTATTATGGACTCGAGAATAG GGAGTGTGTCCTCTGGACTGGGGTACAGCCCAGGTGTGAAAGGAAAGGCTTTGAAAAGTAGCC ctTTCTGTCCTCGTTCCTCCAGCAAGTTGACACAGTCCATCATTAAAGACCACATGGTGTCTCATTACAAAAAGGTTTACTCAGCTAAAG CTGCAATTGATGCCTCAGTACCCAAAAGCTTGCTATATAGTGTGAAGT ACAATGACCAGATCAGGCAGAATCAGTTGAGGAAAGGTGGTCGTCCTCAGTCGGCCCCCGCACAGAGGAATAGCAGAACCTCCTACTCCTCATCCCAG agcAGATTATCTGTGCAGTACGATGACAGCGCCTACCTTTGCTCGAGGAGCTCCTTGGTCTCCAGCCCTAGATTCAATACCACATTTAAAGTCAATGAGATAGTTTATCCGTCATGTAAAGTCAGCTCTCATCACACTCGCCCAGCATCAGAAATGAAGTACCGGAGCCCAGAGGCAGCTTTTCGAAGAAAGCCGTCAGCTTGTTCATTGGCAGCTTCTGGAGATGAGAGTTCCTACAAAACCTTCCAGGACCCCGTCCAGAAGACATACAGCGGAGACTTGCTACTGAAACATTCACAGCACTTTACCCAAGGCAAACCGTTTACTCCTAAGACCTTAAAATCAGATAAGAGCTCATACCTGTCAAATTATCGCTATTACAGAGCACCACGGAGGAAGCCTACTCAGGACAGCAGTAACTCAGCCTTGTTTCAGCAGGAGACGTATGATGGAAG cACAATAAACAAGGAATACACACAGGATGTTGATGAGCCATCTCAG ggatTTATTACAGAGCATGAGTGGTTTGAGGATGAGCTTAATGGCACATATTCATCATCAAGACAAAAGAGTCAAGCAGCCAAGGGCAGAGAACGCTTTCTTTTTGACTCCTCATCCAG GGTCTCACCAGATGGCGGGAAATCTCCCAGCATGAGGAGAGTGTCTGCAGA AGAAGAAGAATTAATGTACCTTGAattcatttctgctgtgacagaaGATATCTTGTCCAGGGGACATATTTCTGACAG GGTCCTAGATCGTGTGATAAATTGGCATATTGACATCAATCGCCATCAGCTGGATGAG ggtAAAATGCGCCACCTGCTGGAAGTGCTCCGTCAAGACTTTGAAGAGCCAACCAAGATATCGACCAACAATgcagagcttgaaaaaaaggagaattatCTGCTTGATAGCCTCCTACCACATCTAGAATCAGTGGGGAAACAAGTAATGACCAAAGAAGACAATGACCTGTTCTCTTATGTGTCACTGATTAAACATTGCGAGTCCCCAGATTATACCCATCCCTTATTGGTTTCTACACCCTCATGCTCTCCTGAAAGAACTGCTTCGCAGACTGAAATAACTGAAAAAGATAAGAAGAGTGACAGTGAGGGAAAGTTTATTGACTCTCCTTTGCTTAGTGAGCATGTCACTGATAATGCAAGAACCAGTGAAGATCACTTCCACACAGCTGCAACAACCAGCATCCACAATGAAACCCAAGAGTATTCCACTATAACCAGCGGTCAAGACCAAGCTGATGAACAGTCTAAAGAGGTTGAGGATCTAGGGAGAAGTTTGTCAGAGTCATTGCATGTGTCCAGCAATACACACTGTGAAAACACTGCCAGTGAGCAACATACAAATACGGGGGCTTCTGGTAGTGATGAtgaattttaa